TCGCCCACGGCTTCTGCGTGCTCAGCGAGGCGGCCCAGGTAGAGTACAAATGCACCGACTTCTACGACCGCGACGACGAGATCGGCCTGCGTTGGGACGATCCGGATCTGGCCATCGAATGGCCGATCCAGGATCCGGTGCTCTCGGACAAGGACCGGGACGCCCCCACCACCGCCGAGCTTATGGACCAGCTGCCCACCTTCGAAGAGTAGTTCTTCGAAGGCTGGCAGCTCGTCGGAGGACCGTCGTCGGCAGTAGAACGAGCACCGAGAGAGAGGGGGGAATCGTGCAGTCCACGACCTTTGGAGATCAGGACCACCAGCAGCTCACCGAGCGCGGCATCGCGGTGGAGGAAGCCCAGCGCCAGCTGAAGGTGCTGCGCTCGCCGCCGCCGGCAGCGGACCTGGACCGCCCATGCACCGTCGGCGACGGCATCGAGCGGCTGGGAGAGAGCCAGGCCCAGGCACGTATCGGACGCTTCGAATCCGCCGCCGCCGCCGGCCGGGTGACCAAGATGGTCCCCGCTTCCGGCGCCGCCAGCCGCATGTTCCGCTCCCTCCTGCCTTATTTGGAGGAGCCCCAGAAGGCGCGACGGGAAGAGCTGCAGGCCCAGGCCGAAGCTGGAGATGACGGCGCCCAAGACGTCCTGCGGCTGGCCGACGAGATCGACCGCTTCGCCTTTCGGGACGAGCTGGCGGAGGCCCTGGAGCGCCAGGGCTCCTCCCTCGACCAGATCCGCGACTCCGGCGACTATGGCCCCCTCCTCGCGGCCCTGCTGGGCCCGAAAGGCCTCGCTCTGGCCTCCCTGCCCAAGGGCTTGATTCCCTTCCACTCCTATCCCGACGGCGCCCGCACCCCCTTCGGCGAGCATCTGGTGGAGGCCATGGCCTACGCCCGGGACGACCAGGACCGCTGCCGGCTGCACTTCACCGTCACCCCGGCCCATCGCCAGCGGGTCACCCAGCATCTGGATCAAACCGCCTCCCAGCTCGGCGACGCTCGCTTCCTGGTCAGCTACTCGGAACAAAGCCCGGCCACCGACACCCTGAGCCTGGACGAGCACGGCGAGCCCTTCCGCCTCGACGACGGCACTTTGCTGCTGCGCCCCGGCGGTCACGGCTCGCTGCTCCTCAACCTCGAAGAGCTGAGGGGCGATGTGGTGCTGGTGAAAAATATCGACAACGTCCAGCCGGAGCGCCTGCTGCCGACGGTGGCGCGCTGGAAGAAGCTCCTGGGCGGTTTCCTTCTGGAACTGGAAGAGGAGATCCACGGTCTGCTGAGGCGGCTCCACGGCGACAGCGGGAAGGACGACGCCGAGAATGGAGCGGCGGTGGACCAGGCCCTGGAGCTCATCGCCCGGCGCTTCGACTCCCGGGCCTCCGAGATCCCACGGGAGCGTCGCCGAACCTACGCCATGGACCGCCTGAACCGCCCGCTACGCATCTGCGGCATGGTGGTCAACCGCGGCGAGCCCGGCGGTGGACCGTTCTGGGTCAAGGATGGTTCCGGTGCCTGCTCCCCCCAGATCGTCGAGAGCGCGCAGATCTCCCACCGGCAACGCTCGCTGCTCCGCGGCGCGACGCACTTCAACCCGGTGGACCTGGTGTGCAGTCTCAAAGACTGGCGCGGTGAGCCTTTTCCCCTGCGCCACTTCGTCGATCCCGACACCGCCTTCGTCACCTCCAAGAGCTACGCCGGCCGGCCCCTCACGGGTCTCGAGCATCCGGGGCTGTGGAATGGAGCTATGGCGGGGTGGAACACCGTCTTCGTGGAGGTGCCGGCGGAGACCTTCTCGCCGGTCAAGACCGTCTTCGACCTGCTGCGGGCGGAGCATCAACCCGCGCCCTGATAGAAGCTCAACCCAGATAGAACCCCAATCCCTGATGGAGGAACCCCTGCAGTGACGTCTCGCGCCTCTCTACCCGAAGCCCCTGTTCCCCCGAAGCTCCCCCGGGAACGCAGATTCCGGCCTCTATGGTTGTTCTGTCTCAGCCTGCTAGCCCTTGTGGGCTGTGGTCCCGGCCCCGCCGACGTGGCGGGCACCTGGGAGCTGGATCTGCGCTTTGACGGCATCCAGCGGGACGTCACCCTGGAGCTCACCACCGACGATGGCGGCGAGCTCGCCGGCACCTGGACCGGTATGCGCGGCTCCTGGGAACTGCTGGAGCCGCGGCTTAGCCTGGGCAAGCTGTGGTTCGAGATCGAGCCCGAGACCATCGGCGGGCCGCTGCGGATGCGCTTCGCCGGCATGTTCCAGGGCGACCGTCTGGTGGGCACCCTGCAGGCGGGTCAAGGCGAGCTGATGCTGGTCGAAGCCGTGCGCAGCGGTTCTTGACTCCCTCCCCCTGCCCCCGACCCATGCCAAAAGGCCGGCCCCTCTTCGGGACCGGCCTTTTCACCGTCGATGGGTGGACACTACCGGATGGAGCCTTTCAGCGGCTCAATACTCGGACAGGTAGCGCTCCTGCTCCCATGGATGAACATGGGAGATGTAGTCCGACCATTCCTGCCGCTTGGCCGCCATGTAGTGCTCGGCGATGTGGTCGCCCAGCGCGTCCTTGATCACCGAGTCCTTCTCCAGATTGTCCAACGCCTCGGAGAGGTTGGCGGGCAGCTGCTTGATCTTCAGGCGCCGCTTCTCCCGCTGGCTCATGGTGAAGATGTTCTTGTTCACCGGCGCACCGGCGCTGGTCTCCTTCTCCAACCCGTCGAGGCCGGCGGCGAGCATCACCGCGAAGGCCAGATAGGGATTGCAGGACGGATCCGGAACGCGTACCTCGCAGCGGGTGGCCATGCCCCGGCGGGCGGGGACACGCACCAGCGGGCTGCGGTTCTTCTCCGACCAGGCGATGTTGATGGGGGCCTCGAAACCGGGCACCAGTCGCTTGTAGGAGTTGACCAGCGGGTTGGTCACCGCCACGAAGGCGCCGGCGTGATCGAGGATGCCACCGATGTAGCTGAGGGCTACCGGCGAGAGCTGAAACTCGTCGTCCGGGGCATAGAAAGCATTCTCGCCGTCGGTGGTGATCAGGCTCTGGTGCACGTGCATGCCGGAACCGTTGACGCCGAAGATGGGCTTCGGCATGAAGGTGGCGTGGAGACCATAATCCTGCGCCACCCGCTTGACCACCCAGCGGAAGGTGATGACCTTGTCGGCGCACTCCACCGCCTCGGCGTATTTGAAATCGATCTCGTGCTGCCCCGGCGCCACCTCGTGGTGGGACGCCTCGACCTCGAAGCCCATGGACTCGAGGACGATGACGATGTCCCGGCGGCACTGCTCGCCCTGATCTACCGGGGTGAGGTCAAAGTAGCCGCCGACGTCGTGGGTCTCCGTGACCACATTGCCCTGCTCGTCGGTCTGGAAGAGAAAGAACTCCGCCTCCGGGCCCGCCACCATGTTGTAGCCCATCTTCTGGGCGCGCTCCACCTGCTGCTTAAGCACACCCCGAGGACAGCCGGCAAAGGCGGAACCGTCGGGCATGTAGACGTCGCAGATCATCCGCGCCACCTTGGAGCCGTCGGGATTGGACCAGGGGTTGACCTGGAAGGTGTCGTAGTCGGGCACCAGCACCATGTCCGACTCTTCGATGCGGGTGAAGCCCTGAATCGAAGAACCATCGAAGAAGATCTGACCATCCAGCGCGTTCTCGAACTGGCTGCGGGGGACTTCGACGTTCTTATTGATACCCATGATGTCGGTGAACTGAAGGCGCATGAAGCGCACATTCTCCTCATCGACGATCTTCAGAATTTCCTGTCTATCCATTGAATTGGCCTC
This window of the Acidobacteriota bacterium genome carries:
- a CDS encoding DUF4301 family protein, which translates into the protein MQSTTFGDQDHQQLTERGIAVEEAQRQLKVLRSPPPAADLDRPCTVGDGIERLGESQAQARIGRFESAAAAGRVTKMVPASGAASRMFRSLLPYLEEPQKARREELQAQAEAGDDGAQDVLRLADEIDRFAFRDELAEALERQGSSLDQIRDSGDYGPLLAALLGPKGLALASLPKGLIPFHSYPDGARTPFGEHLVEAMAYARDDQDRCRLHFTVTPAHRQRVTQHLDQTASQLGDARFLVSYSEQSPATDTLSLDEHGEPFRLDDGTLLLRPGGHGSLLLNLEELRGDVVLVKNIDNVQPERLLPTVARWKKLLGGFLLELEEEIHGLLRRLHGDSGKDDAENGAAVDQALELIARRFDSRASEIPRERRRTYAMDRLNRPLRICGMVVNRGEPGGGPFWVKDGSGACSPQIVESAQISHRQRSLLRGATHFNPVDLVCSLKDWRGEPFPLRHFVDPDTAFVTSKSYAGRPLTGLEHPGLWNGAMAGWNTVFVEVPAETFSPVKTVFDLLRAEHQPAP
- the glnA gene encoding type I glutamate--ammonia ligase gives rise to the protein MDRQEILKIVDEENVRFMRLQFTDIMGINKNVEVPRSQFENALDGQIFFDGSSIQGFTRIEESDMVLVPDYDTFQVNPWSNPDGSKVARMICDVYMPDGSAFAGCPRGVLKQQVERAQKMGYNMVAGPEAEFFLFQTDEQGNVVTETHDVGGYFDLTPVDQGEQCRRDIVIVLESMGFEVEASHHEVAPGQHEIDFKYAEAVECADKVITFRWVVKRVAQDYGLHATFMPKPIFGVNGSGMHVHQSLITTDGENAFYAPDDEFQLSPVALSYIGGILDHAGAFVAVTNPLVNSYKRLVPGFEAPINIAWSEKNRSPLVRVPARRGMATRCEVRVPDPSCNPYLAFAVMLAAGLDGLEKETSAGAPVNKNIFTMSQREKRRLKIKQLPANLSEALDNLEKDSVIKDALGDHIAEHYMAAKRQEWSDYISHVHPWEQERYLSEY